One part of the Microlunatus elymi genome encodes these proteins:
- a CDS encoding RES family NAD+ phosphorylase codes for MPLTLTPADVRTWTGSLLRIAPTQSAHPIPYGALRTDGPVAGQRWDPHPAGPPKEHPPRYGVLYTASTLAAACAETNQSTRMIDRHTDTPVITVWSPMRPLQLLDLGPRSSWLIRHRASASLITRPAPHGQSWARDIVAALGDQIDGLCVPSSMTGTNVVLFGRAGKTFPAFPSNRMPLNDPAIFPLLQKIATKVGYGLL; via the coding sequence GTGCCGCTCACCCTCACCCCGGCCGACGTACGAACCTGGACCGGCTCGCTGCTGCGAATCGCGCCGACGCAAAGCGCTCACCCCATCCCGTACGGCGCCCTGCGCACCGACGGACCGGTGGCTGGACAGCGGTGGGACCCGCACCCGGCGGGACCTCCGAAGGAACACCCACCTCGCTACGGGGTGCTGTACACGGCATCCACCCTTGCCGCGGCGTGCGCGGAGACCAATCAGAGCACCCGCATGATCGACCGGCACACGGACACTCCGGTGATCACCGTCTGGAGTCCGATGCGACCGCTGCAATTGCTCGATCTCGGCCCACGCAGCAGCTGGCTCATCCGGCACCGAGCGTCGGCTTCGTTGATCACCCGCCCCGCGCCCCACGGTCAGAGCTGGGCGCGAGACATCGTGGCCGCACTCGGTGACCAGATCGACGGATTGTGCGTGCCGTCCAGCATGACCGGCACCAACGTCGTCCTCTTCGGCCGAGCCGGCAAGACCTTCCCGGCCTTTCCGTCGAACCGGATGCCGCTCAACGATCCCGCCATCTTTCCCCTGCTGCAGAAGATCGCGACCAAGGTCGGGTACGGACTGCTCTGA
- a CDS encoding HNH endonuclease signature motif containing protein: MISDAAAFVLPEVGSPEEALRCSDLADLQERAGRNNKLITAVHWAHQHPAESIDPHQLRIAGGDRPIRPGGDGTPEMAGFAVAEFGVHKGWSIGRTQRFIGDALDIRHRLPRLWARLVGYKIDGWQAQKIAQETHHLTLAQALLADEAVADYVGRSDWSQVLRLLEAKIIEVDADRISKLAEEFQTEQGVWVGQSVEHGTKTLFWRGGAPDVIWFEAMVDRIADVLAGRGDTRTKNLRRAAAVGILANPLHALRLLAEDDAPSLFDPDLEGVEDLSGVDLGPAGETEGPGMQPEGPELVEGPGRQAEVDHPVRFPRIDQDRVLARAMVAAIGRLDPARMRPDATLYVHIARETLESGLGVARVEDIGPVVSSLVADWLGRCDVTVKPVIDLNVDLTPVDAYEVPRAMRERMFLKRLTSVFPFSSSRGQGLDLDHSDPYRDGVPGQTREDNLAPLGRREHNLITHGLWNRRQPEPGTFLFRAPHGKVFLVNSTGTHDLGEGPFAHQIWHAATPERSN, encoded by the coding sequence ATGATCAGCGATGCGGCGGCGTTCGTGCTCCCCGAGGTGGGGAGCCCGGAGGAGGCGCTGCGTTGTTCCGATCTTGCTGATCTGCAGGAGCGGGCCGGACGAAACAACAAGTTGATCACCGCCGTGCACTGGGCCCATCAGCATCCGGCCGAGAGCATCGACCCGCACCAATTGCGAATCGCCGGTGGAGATCGGCCGATCCGTCCCGGCGGCGACGGGACGCCCGAGATGGCGGGGTTCGCGGTCGCCGAGTTCGGCGTCCACAAGGGGTGGTCGATCGGGCGGACCCAGCGGTTCATCGGCGACGCCCTGGACATTCGGCATCGACTGCCGCGACTGTGGGCTCGTCTGGTCGGCTACAAGATCGACGGTTGGCAGGCGCAGAAGATCGCTCAAGAGACCCACCACCTCACCTTGGCGCAGGCGCTGCTGGCCGACGAGGCCGTGGCCGACTACGTCGGCCGCTCCGACTGGTCCCAAGTGCTGCGGCTGCTGGAAGCCAAGATCATCGAGGTCGATGCGGACCGGATCTCCAAGCTGGCCGAGGAATTCCAGACCGAGCAGGGCGTGTGGGTCGGCCAGAGTGTCGAGCACGGCACCAAGACCCTGTTCTGGCGGGGCGGCGCGCCGGACGTGATCTGGTTCGAGGCGATGGTGGACCGGATCGCCGACGTCCTCGCCGGCCGCGGTGACACCCGGACCAAGAATCTGCGGCGGGCTGCGGCGGTCGGGATCTTGGCCAATCCGTTGCACGCGTTGCGGCTGCTGGCCGAGGATGACGCGCCGTCGCTGTTCGATCCCGATCTTGAGGGTGTCGAGGATCTGTCCGGTGTTGATCTTGGTCCTGCGGGTGAGACTGAAGGGCCAGGAATGCAGCCGGAGGGTCCTGAGCTTGTCGAAGGACCGGGAAGGCAAGCCGAGGTTGATCATCCGGTCCGGTTCCCGCGGATCGATCAGGATCGGGTGTTGGCTCGGGCGATGGTCGCGGCGATCGGTCGGCTGGATCCGGCCCGGATGCGTCCCGACGCCACGCTGTACGTGCACATCGCCAGGGAGACCCTGGAGTCAGGGCTCGGCGTCGCCCGGGTGGAGGACATCGGCCCTGTGGTGTCGAGCCTGGTCGCCGACTGGCTGGGGCGCTGCGACGTCACCGTCAAGCCGGTGATCGACCTGAACGTCGACCTGACTCCGGTGGATGCGTATGAGGTGCCGCGGGCGATGCGGGAGCGGATGTTCTTGAAGCGGCTGACCAGCGTCTTCCCGTTCTCATCATCACGCGGTCAAGGTCTTGATCTTGACCATAGCGACCCGTATCGAGACGGTGTTCCTGGGCAGACTCGTGAGGACAATCTCGCCCCGTTGGGCCGGCGCGAACACAACCTGATCACCCACGGCTTGTGGAATCGCCGACAACCCGAGCCCGGAACCTTCCTGTTTCGGGCGCCGCACGGCAAGGTCTTCCTGGTCAACTCGACCGGCACACATGATCTTGGTGAAGGACCCTTCGCCCACCAGATCTGGCATGCCGCCACGCCCGAGCGTAGCAACTGA
- a CDS encoding MmcQ/YjbR family DNA-binding protein, with product MNRDDVLDLCGSLLGAIEDYPFGDGAAVFKVGGKMFALVSLEGSPGSVNLKCEPELALELRDRHPAVRPGYHQNKRHWNTVDLDGTVDEDDLRWMITHSYELVLAGLPRAIRSRLGDPAR from the coding sequence ATGAACCGCGACGACGTACTCGATCTGTGTGGATCGTTGCTGGGGGCGATCGAGGACTACCCGTTCGGCGACGGTGCCGCGGTGTTCAAGGTCGGCGGCAAGATGTTTGCCCTGGTGTCGCTGGAAGGCAGTCCCGGCAGCGTCAACCTCAAGTGCGAACCCGAGTTGGCGTTGGAACTGCGGGACCGCCATCCCGCCGTCCGCCCCGGCTACCACCAGAACAAGCGGCACTGGAACACTGTTGATCTTGACGGCACCGTCGACGAGGACGATCTCCGCTGGATGATCACGCACTCCTACGAGCTCGTTCTCGCGGGTCTCCCGCGCGCGATCCGTTCCCGGCTTGGCGATCCCGCCCGTTAG
- the glnA gene encoding type I glutamate--ammonia ligase has translation MFSSADEVLAYIKDEGVETVDIRFCDLPGIMQHFTVPVSSFGPEVFEDGLAFDGSSIRGFQKIHESDMALLPDPTTAYLDPFRKSKTLCLNFFVHDPLTKEPYSRDPRNIARKAEAYLASTGIGDIANFAPEAEFYVFDDVRFETKQNTGYYAIDSEAGAWNTGRVEDGGNRGYKVRYKGGYFPVPPVDHFSDLRDDIVRHIEESGLVVERAHHEVGTAGQAEINFRFDTLLKSADNVQKFKYLVKNTAWQAGKTATFMPKPIFGDNGSGMHVHSSLWKDGDPLFYDETGYAGLSDIARWYIGGILEHAPALLAFTNPTANSYHRLVPGFEAPVNLVYSQRNRSAAMRIPITGTNPKAKRVEFRCPDPSANPYLAFAAILLAGIDGIQNKTEPNAPVDKDLYELPPEEHASVPTVPADLGSVLEALEADNEFLTAGDVFTPDLIETWIELKREEIDALRLRPHPHEFELYYDI, from the coding sequence ATGTTCTCAAGCGCCGACGAGGTGTTGGCCTACATCAAGGACGAGGGTGTCGAGACCGTCGACATCCGCTTCTGCGACCTGCCCGGCATCATGCAGCACTTCACCGTGCCGGTCAGCTCGTTCGGACCGGAGGTGTTCGAGGACGGTCTGGCCTTCGACGGCTCGTCGATCCGCGGCTTCCAGAAGATTCACGAGTCGGACATGGCGTTGCTGCCGGACCCGACCACGGCGTACCTGGATCCCTTCCGCAAGTCCAAGACCCTGTGTCTGAACTTCTTCGTGCACGACCCGCTGACCAAGGAGCCGTACAGCCGGGACCCGCGCAACATCGCCCGCAAGGCCGAGGCGTACCTCGCCTCGACCGGCATCGGCGACATCGCCAACTTCGCGCCGGAGGCCGAGTTCTACGTCTTCGACGACGTCCGGTTCGAGACCAAGCAGAACACCGGCTACTACGCGATCGACTCCGAGGCCGGCGCCTGGAACACGGGCCGAGTCGAGGACGGCGGCAACCGCGGCTACAAGGTGCGCTACAAGGGCGGCTACTTCCCGGTGCCGCCGGTTGATCACTTCTCCGATCTGCGCGACGACATCGTCCGGCACATCGAGGAGTCCGGGCTGGTCGTCGAGCGGGCTCACCACGAGGTCGGCACCGCGGGTCAGGCGGAGATCAACTTCCGCTTCGACACCCTGTTGAAGAGCGCGGACAACGTGCAGAAGTTCAAGTACCTGGTGAAGAACACCGCCTGGCAGGCCGGTAAGACCGCGACCTTCATGCCGAAGCCGATCTTCGGTGACAACGGTTCGGGCATGCACGTGCACTCGAGTCTGTGGAAGGACGGCGATCCGCTGTTCTACGACGAGACCGGTTATGCGGGTCTGTCGGACATCGCCCGTTGGTACATCGGCGGCATCCTGGAGCACGCGCCGGCGCTGCTCGCTTTCACGAACCCGACCGCGAACTCCTACCATCGGCTGGTGCCCGGCTTCGAGGCGCCGGTCAACCTGGTCTACAGCCAGCGGAACCGTTCGGCCGCGATGCGGATCCCGATCACCGGTACCAACCCGAAGGCCAAGCGGGTCGAGTTCCGTTGCCCCGATCCGTCCGCGAACCCGTACCTGGCGTTCGCCGCGATCCTGCTCGCCGGCATCGACGGCATCCAGAACAAGACCGAGCCGAACGCGCCGGTGGACAAGGACCTGTACGAGTTGCCGCCGGAGGAGCACGCGTCGGTGCCGACGGTTCCCGCTGATCTTGGTTCGGTGCTGGAGGCGCTGGAGGCGGACAACGAGTTCCTCACCGCCGGCGACGTCTTCACCCCGGACCTGATCGAGACCTGGATCGAGCTGAAGCGCGAGGAGATCGACGCGCTGCGGCTGCGCCCGCACCCGCACGAGTTCGAGCTCTACTACGACATCTGA
- a CDS encoding MarR family winged helix-turn-helix transcriptional regulator gives MGRPDDAVQWLSSDERAAWLAVTALTMKLPSALDAQLQADEGLSFFEYMVLAVLSEQDDRTLQMSVIATATSASLSRLSHTMTRLERQGFVRRGRMPGAGRRTSATLTDAGYRKVVEAAPGHVARVRELVIDAISPAQLKTLRKIGAQVMARIDPDHPGNSGEIAWV, from the coding sequence ATGGGCCGACCGGACGACGCAGTGCAGTGGTTGTCGAGTGACGAGCGAGCTGCCTGGCTCGCGGTCACCGCGTTGACGATGAAGCTGCCGAGTGCACTCGATGCCCAACTACAGGCCGACGAGGGGTTGAGTTTCTTCGAGTACATGGTGCTCGCGGTGCTCTCGGAACAGGATGACCGAACACTGCAGATGAGTGTGATCGCGACGGCGACGTCGGCCTCGCTGTCTCGGCTGTCCCACACCATGACGCGCCTCGAGCGACAGGGCTTCGTACGACGCGGCCGGATGCCCGGTGCCGGACGTCGTACCAGCGCGACGCTGACCGATGCCGGATATCGCAAGGTCGTCGAGGCAGCGCCCGGCCACGTCGCCCGGGTCCGCGAACTCGTCATCGACGCGATCTCCCCTGCCCAGCTGAAGACTCTGCGCAAGATCGGCGCCCAGGTGATGGCGCGGATCGACCCCGATCACCCGGGCAACTCCGGTGAGATCGCCTGGGTCTGA
- a CDS encoding aldo/keto reductase, translating to MTDETVPTRTLGELAVPALGLGCMGMSFAYGPVDEAEAAATLNASLDAGYTFLDTADIYGSGHNERFIGEVVGSRRDEITLATKFGIMIGADGYPSGEVNGRPEYVRAAIDASLSRLGFDHVDLYYLHRPDLEVPIEETVGAMAELVTAGKVRYLGLSEASAQTVRRAAAVATITALQSEWSIFSRDIEVDIVPTCRELGIGLVAYSPLGRGMLTGSAAATTDLTENDFRRTQPRWQGENLDANLALVDRIGQIAAGIGAKPSQVALAWLLARGGDVVPIPGTKRRRYLMENLDAVELTLSDRQIAELDALSPTGERTGDRVWVNRDTPVAG from the coding sequence GTGACCGACGAGACCGTACCGACCCGCACCCTGGGTGAGCTGGCCGTACCTGCTCTGGGATTGGGTTGTATGGGCATGAGCTTCGCCTACGGACCGGTGGACGAGGCCGAAGCAGCCGCCACGCTGAACGCCTCACTCGATGCCGGCTACACCTTCCTGGACACGGCCGACATCTACGGCTCCGGCCACAACGAACGCTTCATCGGCGAGGTGGTCGGCAGCCGACGGGACGAGATCACCCTGGCGACGAAGTTCGGCATCATGATCGGCGCCGACGGCTACCCTTCCGGCGAGGTGAACGGACGACCGGAATACGTCCGTGCCGCGATCGATGCGTCGCTGTCCCGACTCGGATTTGATCATGTCGATCTGTACTACCTGCATCGGCCCGACCTAGAGGTACCGATCGAGGAGACGGTCGGCGCGATGGCCGAGCTGGTGACGGCCGGCAAGGTGCGCTACCTGGGTCTGTCCGAGGCATCCGCCCAGACCGTACGGCGAGCGGCCGCGGTCGCCACGATCACCGCGCTGCAGTCGGAGTGGTCGATCTTCTCCCGCGATATCGAGGTCGACATCGTCCCCACCTGTCGCGAACTGGGAATCGGACTGGTGGCGTACTCCCCGCTCGGCCGCGGGATGCTGACCGGATCGGCGGCAGCCACCACCGACCTGACCGAGAACGACTTCCGGCGTACCCAGCCGCGGTGGCAGGGCGAGAACCTGGACGCCAACCTCGCCCTGGTGGACCGGATCGGGCAGATCGCCGCGGGGATCGGGGCCAAGCCGTCCCAGGTCGCGCTCGCCTGGTTGTTGGCCCGTGGCGGTGACGTGGTCCCGATTCCCGGGACCAAGCGGCGGCGCTACCTGATGGAGAATCTGGACGCTGTCGAACTGACCCTCTCTGACCGTCAGATCGCCGAACTGGACGCGCTCAGTCCCACCGGGGAGCGAACCGGAGACCGGGTCTGGGTGAATCGGGACACACCTGTCGCGGGATGA
- a CDS encoding restriction endonuclease, with protein sequence MPRYNARRSGFVGALHGQQADRGVFITTGRFSSGATAYTQSVPSRVVLIDGARLAQLMIRYGVGVQVERTVEIVKVDEDFFG encoded by the coding sequence ATGCCGCGGTACAACGCCCGGAGATCGGGCTTCGTCGGCGCGCTGCACGGGCAGCAGGCCGATCGCGGCGTCTTCATCACCACCGGCCGCTTCAGCAGCGGCGCGACCGCCTACACCCAGAGTGTTCCATCGCGGGTCGTGCTGATCGACGGCGCGCGGCTGGCCCAACTGATGATTCGCTACGGCGTCGGCGTACAGGTGGAGCGCACCGTCGAGATCGTCAAGGTCGACGAGGACTTCTTCGGGTAG
- a CDS encoding dioxygenase family protein, translated as MITDPFAFDTRVPAGAYDELLARVLPQAREQKVWQPSDGPLPSLFVSHGAPPTLDDPQWLADLFAWSQTMPKPRAIVVVSAHWENAPLAIAGTAAGTPLYYDFGGFHPRYYTLQYRTPDATAVAHQVAGMLSDTTPLHQFTDRGLDHGAFIPLMAMYPAADVPVVQLSMPSLDPVALLKLGNRLRSLRQEGILVIGSGFMTHSFAVFDRPELLGHIKAFDQWAADALARGDVDALTDYQAKAPGAAIAHPTADHFVPLLLTLGAADDPSRNTAAIERITFGNSIRSIQVV; from the coding sequence ATGATCACCGACCCGTTCGCCTTCGACACCAGGGTGCCGGCCGGCGCGTACGACGAACTCCTCGCCCGGGTGTTGCCGCAGGCTCGCGAACAGAAGGTCTGGCAGCCGTCGGACGGTCCACTGCCGTCGCTGTTCGTCAGCCACGGCGCGCCGCCCACCCTGGACGATCCGCAGTGGTTGGCCGATCTGTTCGCCTGGAGCCAGACGATGCCCAAACCGCGGGCGATCGTGGTGGTCTCCGCGCACTGGGAGAACGCGCCGCTGGCGATCGCCGGCACCGCGGCGGGAACGCCGCTGTACTACGACTTCGGCGGCTTCCACCCGCGCTATTACACCCTGCAGTACCGGACTCCCGACGCGACCGCGGTCGCGCACCAGGTCGCCGGCATGCTTTCCGACACGACCCCGCTGCACCAGTTCACCGACCGCGGACTTGATCATGGTGCCTTCATCCCGTTGATGGCGATGTATCCGGCCGCCGATGTGCCCGTCGTCCAGCTCAGCATGCCCAGCTTGGATCCGGTTGCCCTGCTGAAACTGGGCAACCGGCTGCGATCGCTACGTCAGGAGGGAATCCTGGTGATCGGCTCCGGCTTCATGACCCACAGCTTCGCGGTGTTCGATCGGCCGGAGCTGCTCGGTCACATCAAGGCGTTCGACCAATGGGCCGCCGACGCGCTGGCCCGCGGCGACGTCGACGCCCTGACCGACTATCAGGCAAAGGCCCCGGGTGCGGCGATTGCGCACCCGACCGCCGATCACTTCGTCCCGCTGTTGCTCACTCTGGGCGCAGCCGACGACCCGAGCCGCAACACCGCCGCCATCGAGCGGATCACCTTCGGCAATTCCATCCGCTCGATCCAGGTCGTTTGA
- a CDS encoding type I restriction-modification system subunit M: MITGELKNKVDRVWDAFWSGGISNPLEVIEQITYLLFIRRLDDLETLEEKKARRTGQPARLLFSADQQQLRWSRLKNQDPEVMFHTVGDDVFPFLRSLGGDGSTYSEHMKGARFTIPNAGLLSRVVDLIDAIPMENRDTNGDLYEYLLSKIASAGVNGQFRTPRHIIKLMVQMMAPQPDDEICDPACGTAGFLVAASEYVRDTHKSVLHDAAQRQHFHSSMFHGYDFDSTMLRIGSMNMLMHGVESPDIRYRDSLSEGASTDAEKYTLILANPPFAGSLDYESTSKDLQRVAKTKKTELLFVALVLKLLKPGGRAAVIVPDGVLFGSSKAHKELRRVLVEDQKLDAIIKLPSGVFKPYAGVSTAIL, from the coding sequence GTGATCACGGGCGAACTGAAGAACAAGGTCGATCGGGTCTGGGACGCGTTCTGGTCCGGCGGCATCTCCAATCCACTCGAGGTGATCGAGCAGATCACCTACCTGCTGTTCATCCGTCGGCTCGACGACCTGGAGACATTGGAGGAGAAGAAGGCCCGGCGCACCGGACAGCCCGCCCGGCTCCTGTTCTCGGCCGACCAGCAGCAGCTCCGCTGGTCACGGCTGAAGAACCAGGATCCCGAGGTCATGTTCCACACCGTCGGTGACGACGTGTTCCCGTTCCTCAGATCGCTCGGCGGCGACGGCTCGACCTACTCCGAGCACATGAAGGGCGCCCGATTCACCATCCCGAACGCCGGACTGCTGTCGCGCGTGGTGGACCTGATCGACGCGATCCCGATGGAGAATCGCGACACCAACGGCGACCTGTACGAGTATCTGCTGTCCAAGATCGCCAGTGCCGGGGTGAACGGGCAGTTCCGGACACCGCGGCACATCATCAAGCTGATGGTCCAGATGATGGCGCCGCAGCCGGACGACGAGATCTGCGATCCGGCCTGCGGCACGGCGGGCTTCCTGGTCGCGGCCTCGGAGTACGTCCGCGACACCCACAAGTCGGTGCTGCACGACGCGGCTCAACGCCAGCACTTCCACTCCAGCATGTTCCACGGGTACGACTTCGACTCGACCATGTTGCGGATCGGCAGCATGAACATGCTGATGCACGGTGTCGAGTCGCCCGACATCCGCTACCGCGACTCACTGAGCGAGGGTGCCAGCACCGATGCCGAGAAGTACACGTTGATCTTGGCCAATCCTCCGTTCGCCGGCTCGCTGGACTACGAGTCCACGTCGAAGGACCTGCAGCGGGTGGCGAAAACCAAGAAGACGGAGTTGCTGTTCGTCGCGCTGGTCCTGAAGCTGCTCAAGCCTGGCGGCCGGGCTGCGGTGATCGTGCCGGACGGTGTGCTGTTCGGATCTTCCAAGGCACACAAGGAATTGCGGAGGGTCCTGGTCGAAGATCAAAAACTGGACGCGATCATCAAGCTGCCATCCGGTGTGTTCAAGCCGTATGCAGGAGTGTCGACCGCGATCCTGTGA
- a CDS encoding sugar phosphate isomerase/epimerase family protein: MNPNADSTAKSLHSWSLFRTLGRYVAPGSMPLGQLPEGGGGGLSLLDLPAELARHGYDSVQLCHFYLPSREVGYLGELRSAFDDAGVAVECLLIDEGDLADPVDGDQQRDWLSGWIDTAEQFGVDRVRVPAGKQPPGPDALRSSVERLVQLADRHPGTRIMIENWLAMMPDAASVNEILDRTAGRIGFLIDLGNWKGDGKYDELAAVAARAESCQAKVSTDASGVIDEADYRRSLGVLRDAGYGGPLAMVYDGPDPDEWGKLDQAYGIVRSVYA, translated from the coding sequence ATGAACCCAAATGCCGATTCCACCGCGAAATCCCTGCACTCCTGGTCGCTGTTCCGCACGCTCGGCCGGTACGTCGCGCCGGGCTCGATGCCGTTGGGGCAGCTGCCGGAGGGCGGCGGTGGCGGCCTGTCGTTGCTGGACCTGCCGGCCGAACTCGCCCGGCACGGCTACGACAGCGTGCAGCTGTGCCACTTCTACTTGCCCAGCAGGGAAGTCGGCTATCTGGGCGAGTTGCGGTCTGCCTTCGACGACGCCGGCGTCGCGGTCGAGTGCCTGTTGATCGACGAGGGTGATCTGGCCGATCCGGTCGACGGGGACCAGCAGCGGGACTGGCTGTCGGGCTGGATCGACACGGCCGAGCAGTTCGGCGTCGACCGGGTGCGGGTGCCGGCCGGCAAACAGCCGCCGGGACCGGACGCCCTGCGATCCAGCGTCGAACGGCTGGTTCAACTCGCCGACCGGCACCCGGGCACCAGGATCATGATCGAGAACTGGCTGGCGATGATGCCGGACGCGGCGTCGGTGAACGAGATCCTGGACCGGACCGCGGGGCGGATCGGATTCCTGATCGACCTCGGCAACTGGAAGGGCGACGGCAAGTACGACGAGCTTGCGGCGGTCGCAGCCCGGGCGGAAAGCTGCCAGGCCAAGGTCAGCACGGACGCGTCGGGCGTCATCGACGAGGCCGATTACCGGCGCAGTCTCGGTGTGCTGCGTGACGCCGGCTACGGCGGTCCGCTGGCCATGGTGTACGACGGGCCGGACCCCGACGAGTGGGGCAAGCTCGACCAGGCGTACGGCATCGTGAGGTCTGTCTATGCCTGA
- the solA gene encoding N-methyl-L-tryptophan oxidase, which translates to MPDPDVIVVGLGSMGAAAANELAGRGVRVLGLEAFWPAHDQGSGHGASRIIRQSYFEGADYVPLLRSAYAGWRRLQEESKINLITLCGGLYIGNADGPIFTGALAAAQKWGLPHEVLDASAIRTGFPTFAPAEDALAVWEQNAGFVRPEAAIRANLDLARARGADLRFAEPVLGWSVGRGGGVRVTTRRDSYAADRLVLAAGAWMPVLLADLGLPLVVQRQVMYWFEPQVTEALPHRAYAADHHPVYIEERHDDQQIYGFPMHEGVDGGMKIGVHRAGNLIETTADDLDRTIAAAEINSVQQRMRRLVPATGDPIKAKVCMYTMTPDEHFVLGAHPDHDQVSIAAGFSGHGFKFVPVIGEILADLAQHGHTGHPIGLFDPRRFLDGVDPAHSAERE; encoded by the coding sequence ATGCCTGATCCCGACGTGATCGTCGTCGGGCTGGGCTCGATGGGTGCCGCCGCTGCCAACGAACTGGCCGGCCGAGGCGTCCGGGTGCTCGGTCTGGAGGCGTTCTGGCCGGCCCATGATCAAGGTTCCGGGCACGGCGCGTCGCGGATCATCCGGCAGTCCTACTTCGAGGGCGCCGACTACGTGCCGTTGTTGCGTTCCGCTTACGCGGGTTGGCGTCGGCTGCAGGAAGAGTCCAAGATCAACTTGATCACCCTCTGTGGCGGTCTCTACATCGGCAACGCGGACGGGCCGATCTTCACCGGTGCTCTGGCTGCTGCGCAGAAGTGGGGGCTGCCGCACGAGGTGCTGGACGCGTCCGCGATCCGGACGGGATTTCCGACCTTCGCGCCGGCCGAGGATGCGCTGGCGGTCTGGGAACAGAACGCGGGCTTCGTCCGGCCGGAGGCAGCCATCCGCGCCAATCTCGATCTCGCCCGTGCCCGAGGCGCGGACCTGCGTTTCGCCGAGCCGGTGCTCGGCTGGTCGGTCGGACGCGGTGGGGGAGTACGGGTGACGACCCGCCGGGACAGCTACGCCGCGGACCGGCTGGTGCTCGCGGCCGGGGCGTGGATGCCGGTGCTGTTGGCCGACCTCGGACTGCCGCTGGTGGTGCAGCGGCAGGTGATGTACTGGTTCGAACCGCAGGTCACCGAGGCGCTGCCCCACCGCGCCTACGCGGCTGATCATCATCCGGTCTACATCGAGGAACGCCACGATGATCAACAGATCTACGGATTTCCGATGCACGAGGGCGTCGACGGCGGGATGAAGATCGGCGTGCATCGGGCCGGGAACTTGATCGAAACCACCGCCGATGATCTTGATCGCACCATCGCCGCAGCCGAGATCAACTCCGTACAGCAGCGGATGCGGCGCCTGGTGCCGGCCACCGGCGACCCGATCAAGGCCAAGGTCTGCATGTACACGATGACGCCCGACGAGCACTTCGTCCTCGGCGCGCACCCCGACCATGATCAAGTTTCGATAGCGGCCGGCTTCTCCGGCCACGGTTTCAAATTCGTCCCGGTGATCGGCGAGATCCTCGCCGATCTGGCTCAGCACGGCCACACCGGTCACCCGATCGGCCTCTTCGACCCGCGACGTTTCCTGGACGGCGTCGACCCTGCGCACTCCGCGGAGCGGGAATGA